A window of Corallococcus macrosporus DSM 14697 contains these coding sequences:
- the pglX gene encoding BREX-6 system adenine-specific DNA-methyltransferase PglX gives MSPEMSSNRLTPDSKAKLRKTVRELRESLILDFEESAKQRYLLSVPFAKARGSLSADRWERRRRLETALAERAAEEGGTKEARERAFRNAVKEAGATLLNRLVLIRHLEALGLSKPAVVTGGWKSPGYAQFREFAATLCEDDTQGYGVLLQLLFDELATALPGLFGDVGLTALFPTPPATLRRLIEALDEVPAEAWRDDMTLGWVYQYWNDPDREALDAKLHDRGKLEPHEIASKTQMFTERYMVEWLLQNSLGSTWLAICRKNSWTPDVESHGVRAALEERRADWRQKRDAGEVEPDALMPIEGVLEEMWKYYVPQPLPQEVVTHAPASIRELKLLDPACGSGHFLVVAFDQLTELYREEARHRGESWSDRQIAEWILENNLHGVDIDPRAVQIAAAALFLKARALAKNAAPAQVNLVAPALRLSSLDRNDPALVKLEADIRLETNIPPELTRQIIEALKGVDHLGTLLKVGDAVDKAIAAHEGEFARATKQRDFFETPDTQTITPIKKADAKKLILDRLSGFLAAHAGEEDIGLRLRGQQLTAGLRFASIVRESKYHLVVGNPPYQGTPRMKDASYVARHYPRGKADLYTAFLERSLELCCPGGASAMVTMRNWMFLSQYSALRAWLLAQYDLRLVADLGTGAFSSRSMDDVISAVMVVIRKCARFVPSIAVQAAPRNDPTRDAGKPARRRAALIACDAQQDFNTLDFESIIGKPIVYDWSHDFLKEYQTTPKLGDLAPAKKGICTGDDTRFNRYVWEVATDSVARLPQREDTAASRMEAQWAPTIRGGKGRLWFEPLLEIINWKKSGLEMRVLEEAGGGARFQNSQYYFRLGVAFTMIGVEFGARLHRYPSVFANKGSSVFPLDHAEVVCLLNSTRAKEVISSLNPGLSFEVGDVDRIPLWRVDGAETIVSRLEEEFRQHEKGREPSVEFSQPTASAWASAQDWARAAVDRKSGSPIPEFKPSPEPPSPQQRLSFFFGIALGRFDRNGRGVSATSNKNSLPDGMLFLTPHAPIPKQRETADLYAAWDECHPQIGSLNLDDWLRNEFFEYHRALYENRPIYLPLSSTKRSFVAFISIHRWTDSTLSTLLADHLLPERKALEGALVDLQSERNSPDKKTKATAEKRYIQHKKWLEELEEFITKVRQCAEKGPSRPDDKTEDREVDAPYRMDLDDGVMVNSAALWPLLEPMWKDPKKWWKELTNAKGRKDYDWSHLAARYFPSRVDEKCRQDPSLAVAHGCFWKYHPEKAYQWELRLQDEIGPDFKLDEKDSDALRVDFREEHAKRAREIEAAELARRERKARKQAQQELDLPDARDEEEADDEAECA, from the coding sequence ATGAGCCCCGAGATGTCCTCCAACCGACTCACCCCGGACTCGAAGGCGAAGCTGCGAAAGACGGTGCGCGAACTCCGGGAGTCGCTCATCCTCGACTTCGAGGAGAGCGCGAAGCAGCGTTACCTCCTCTCGGTCCCCTTCGCGAAGGCGAGGGGCAGCCTCTCTGCGGACCGTTGGGAGCGGCGGCGGCGCCTGGAGACCGCGCTCGCTGAACGGGCTGCCGAGGAAGGTGGCACGAAGGAGGCGCGCGAACGCGCGTTCAGGAACGCGGTGAAGGAGGCCGGTGCCACGCTGCTGAACCGGCTCGTCCTCATCCGGCACCTGGAGGCACTGGGCCTCTCCAAGCCGGCCGTGGTCACCGGCGGATGGAAGAGCCCAGGCTATGCCCAGTTCCGGGAGTTCGCCGCCACACTCTGCGAGGACGACACGCAGGGCTACGGCGTGCTACTCCAGCTCCTCTTCGATGAACTCGCCACGGCGCTCCCTGGATTGTTCGGCGATGTTGGGCTGACGGCACTCTTCCCCACGCCCCCCGCGACGCTGCGGCGGCTGATCGAAGCGCTCGACGAGGTGCCCGCGGAAGCGTGGCGAGACGACATGACGCTGGGCTGGGTCTACCAGTACTGGAACGACCCCGACCGCGAGGCGCTGGACGCCAAGCTCCACGACCGAGGGAAGCTTGAGCCGCACGAGATCGCGTCCAAGACGCAGATGTTCACCGAGCGATACATGGTGGAGTGGCTCCTCCAGAACTCACTCGGCTCCACCTGGCTCGCCATCTGCCGCAAGAATAGCTGGACGCCCGACGTGGAGAGTCATGGCGTGCGCGCAGCACTGGAGGAGCGGCGGGCGGACTGGCGCCAGAAGCGCGATGCGGGCGAAGTCGAGCCGGATGCGCTGATGCCCATCGAGGGCGTGCTCGAGGAAATGTGGAAGTACTACGTCCCACAGCCGCTGCCCCAGGAGGTGGTGACCCACGCACCGGCATCCATCCGCGAGTTGAAGCTCCTGGACCCTGCTTGCGGGAGCGGCCACTTCCTGGTGGTGGCCTTCGACCAGCTCACGGAACTGTACCGGGAGGAAGCGCGGCACCGGGGCGAGTCCTGGAGCGACCGGCAGATTGCCGAATGGATTCTTGAGAACAACCTGCATGGCGTCGACATCGACCCGCGCGCCGTACAGATCGCTGCGGCTGCATTGTTTCTCAAGGCGCGCGCCCTAGCGAAGAATGCTGCGCCTGCACAGGTGAACCTCGTCGCCCCGGCGCTTCGGCTCTCCTCCCTGGACCGCAACGATCCGGCGCTAGTGAAGCTCGAAGCGGACATCCGACTTGAAACCAACATCCCGCCGGAGCTAACGCGGCAGATCATCGAAGCGCTGAAGGGTGTCGACCACCTCGGCACGCTGCTGAAGGTGGGCGATGCAGTGGACAAGGCGATCGCGGCGCACGAGGGTGAATTCGCCCGTGCGACGAAGCAGCGAGACTTCTTCGAAACGCCGGACACACAGACGATTACGCCTATCAAGAAAGCTGATGCAAAGAAGCTCATCCTCGACCGACTGAGTGGCTTCCTCGCAGCGCATGCAGGCGAAGAGGACATAGGACTCCGGCTCCGAGGTCAGCAACTGACCGCCGGCCTGCGCTTCGCGAGCATTGTGCGTGAAAGCAAGTATCACTTGGTTGTCGGCAATCCTCCATATCAAGGGACGCCGCGCATGAAGGACGCGAGTTACGTCGCAAGGCACTATCCGCGCGGCAAGGCGGACCTCTATACAGCATTCCTCGAACGAAGCTTGGAACTCTGCTGTCCCGGCGGCGCCTCCGCAATGGTGACGATGAGGAACTGGATGTTCTTGAGCCAGTACTCAGCATTGAGGGCGTGGCTGCTTGCTCAATACGATCTCAGACTTGTCGCGGACCTCGGCACCGGCGCATTCAGCTCGCGCTCAATGGATGACGTCATCTCCGCAGTCATGGTTGTCATCCGCAAGTGCGCCCGATTCGTGCCCTCCATTGCAGTGCAGGCAGCCCCACGTAACGATCCGACTCGCGATGCAGGAAAACCCGCTCGGCGCCGCGCAGCACTCATTGCCTGCGATGCTCAACAAGATTTCAACACCCTCGATTTCGAATCAATCATCGGCAAACCCATCGTATACGACTGGAGCCACGACTTTCTAAAAGAGTACCAGACCACTCCGAAATTGGGTGATCTTGCTCCAGCCAAGAAGGGAATCTGCACCGGTGACGACACGCGATTCAATCGATACGTTTGGGAAGTCGCCACCGACTCAGTTGCGCGACTGCCACAGAGGGAAGACACCGCCGCGAGCAGGATGGAAGCGCAGTGGGCACCCACAATTCGCGGTGGCAAAGGCAGGCTTTGGTTTGAGCCGCTACTCGAAATAATCAACTGGAAGAAGTCAGGACTAGAAATGCGTGTTTTGGAGGAGGCAGGTGGGGGCGCCCGATTCCAAAACTCACAGTATTACTTTCGCCTGGGTGTCGCATTCACAATGATCGGAGTGGAATTCGGCGCGCGACTGCATCGATATCCGAGCGTCTTCGCCAACAAAGGCTCCTCCGTATTCCCCCTAGACCATGCTGAAGTCGTATGTCTATTGAATTCGACTCGGGCCAAGGAGGTGATCTCTTCACTGAACCCAGGCCTGAGCTTTGAGGTCGGCGATGTCGACCGCATTCCTCTCTGGCGCGTCGATGGAGCAGAGACAATCGTCAGTCGCCTTGAAGAAGAATTTCGGCAGCACGAGAAAGGCAGAGAGCCGTCTGTCGAATTTTCCCAACCCACTGCTTCAGCTTGGGCATCTGCACAGGACTGGGCTCGGGCCGCAGTGGACCGCAAGAGCGGCAGCCCTATCCCTGAATTCAAGCCTTCCCCCGAACCGCCGAGTCCACAGCAGCGGCTATCGTTTTTCTTCGGCATTGCTCTTGGGCGTTTCGACCGCAATGGACGAGGAGTGTCAGCAACTTCAAACAAGAACAGCCTCCCCGACGGCATGCTTTTCTTGACGCCGCACGCCCCGATTCCGAAGCAAAGGGAAACTGCGGACCTATATGCCGCCTGGGATGAGTGTCATCCTCAAATTGGCTCGTTAAATCTCGACGACTGGCTCCGCAACGAATTCTTCGAATATCACCGTGCGCTCTACGAGAATCGGCCCATATACCTCCCACTCTCGTCCACGAAAAGATCCTTTGTCGCATTTATTTCCATTCACCGCTGGACAGACTCGACCCTGAGCACGTTGCTCGCTGACCACCTCCTCCCCGAACGCAAGGCGCTGGAGGGAGCACTCGTCGATCTTCAGTCCGAGCGCAACAGCCCAGACAAGAAAACCAAAGCGACTGCCGAGAAGCGCTACATCCAGCACAAGAAGTGGCTGGAGGAACTCGAGGAGTTCATCACCAAGGTGCGCCAGTGCGCGGAAAAAGGCCCATCCCGTCCGGACGACAAAACAGAGGACCGTGAAGTGGACGCGCCCTACCGCATGGACCTTGACGACGGCGTCATGGTGAATAGCGCCGCGCTGTGGCCGCTGCTGGAGCCCATGTGGAAGGACCCGAAAAAGTGGTGGAAGGAACTTACCAACGCGAAAGGCCGAAAAGACTATGACTGGTCCCACCTCGCCGCGCGCTACTTCCCCTCGCGCGTGGACGAGAAGTGCCGACAGGACCCATCCCTCGCGGTCGCGCACGGCTGCTTCTGGAAATACCATCCGGAGAAGGCCTATCAATGGGAACTCCGGCTCCAAGATGAGATAGGCCCGGACTTCAAGCTCGACGAAAAAGACTCTGATGCCCTCCGCGTGGATTTCCGAGAAGAGCACGCCAAACGCGCGCGCGAAATCGAAGCCGCCGAGTTGGCCCGCCGTGAGCGAAAGGCCAGGAAACAGGCCCAGCAAGAACTCGACCTGCCCGATGCCAGGGACGAGGAAGAGGCCGACGATGAGGCCGAGTGCGCATGA
- a CDS encoding DEAD/DEAH box helicase translates to MSVFSRFPPRLQDAIVSRLGFQGLRPVQELAAEALLEGKNAVVLAPTAGGKTEASIFPVLAELIERPVSSVGAIYVAPIKALLNNQEERLGTYTEMVGLRRFVWHGDTPDTHKRAFVREPAELLMTTPESLEVMLISPRVPTQSLFSQLRYVVIDEVHALAGTDRGAHLLSVIERLAALGGHDVQRVGLSATVGNPADILAWLKGSSRREGAVVNPPKQPSQRRISISVPGTVADIARAGAALAHGKKSLFFCQTRSLTEAVSERMRGQGTDVFVHHSSVSLEERQRAEERFHHGQDACIVCTSTLELGIDVGDLDVVMQANAPTTVSSFLQRIGRTGRRAGQVANMTFLCEGSEEFLLAMALVELARSPWVEDVPVQTRCWPVLVQQLMALSLQFGAISREDAYHQLSRVSDFRGISRDEYEALVQHLVDQQFLYESAGKLSLGDRAERLFGRKNFAELYAVFTSPVMYRVIAGAQEIGSIEPTFVERLVEGMSSFLLGGRAWVVDHVIHTAREVHVRAAPAGKKPTWGGFMPRFLGREVCQRIRSLLEGEEELPYLDESATRELRTLRADLGPLLRRTNLPVQVDSEGSALWWNFAGGRINHTFKYTLEVTQGWKVVPDNFFLKITGVGVTHLAVEAALSALAQPSFWSAPGRMQSIRARIPPYRLSKFQDALPPTAEAEMLGAFFLDVPGASELSATALRISNF, encoded by the coding sequence ATGAGCGTATTCAGCCGCTTTCCACCGAGGCTCCAGGACGCCATCGTCAGCCGACTGGGGTTCCAGGGGCTCCGTCCCGTCCAGGAGCTCGCTGCGGAGGCGCTCCTCGAGGGGAAGAACGCCGTAGTCCTGGCCCCGACGGCGGGCGGCAAGACCGAGGCCTCTATCTTCCCGGTCCTGGCGGAGCTCATCGAGAGGCCCGTGTCATCCGTGGGAGCCATCTATGTGGCACCTATCAAGGCCCTGCTCAACAACCAGGAAGAGCGGCTCGGGACATACACGGAGATGGTGGGCCTGCGCCGGTTCGTGTGGCACGGCGACACGCCCGACACGCACAAGCGAGCGTTCGTGAGAGAGCCAGCGGAGCTGCTTATGACCACACCCGAGTCGCTCGAGGTGATGCTCATCTCCCCCCGTGTTCCCACGCAGTCGCTGTTCTCCCAGCTCCGGTACGTGGTCATCGACGAGGTCCATGCCCTCGCAGGGACGGACCGGGGCGCCCACCTGCTGTCAGTCATCGAGCGACTGGCGGCACTTGGCGGCCATGACGTTCAGCGGGTGGGCCTCTCCGCGACTGTGGGAAACCCCGCCGACATCCTCGCTTGGCTGAAGGGCTCGTCCCGGCGCGAGGGGGCCGTGGTGAATCCACCCAAGCAACCCAGCCAGCGTCGCATCTCCATCTCGGTGCCCGGCACCGTCGCCGACATCGCCCGGGCAGGCGCGGCGCTCGCGCACGGCAAGAAGAGCCTCTTCTTCTGCCAGACGCGCTCGCTGACGGAGGCCGTGTCCGAGCGGATGCGAGGCCAGGGAACAGACGTGTTCGTGCACCACAGCTCGGTGTCACTGGAGGAGAGACAGCGAGCCGAGGAGCGATTCCACCACGGACAGGACGCGTGCATCGTCTGCACGTCCACGCTGGAGCTAGGCATCGACGTGGGCGACCTGGACGTGGTGATGCAGGCGAATGCGCCGACGACGGTCTCCTCGTTCCTTCAACGCATCGGGCGCACCGGCCGCCGCGCGGGCCAGGTCGCGAACATGACCTTCCTCTGCGAGGGCTCGGAGGAGTTCCTGCTGGCCATGGCCCTGGTCGAGCTGGCCCGCTCGCCATGGGTGGAGGACGTGCCGGTCCAGACTCGCTGCTGGCCCGTGCTCGTGCAGCAGCTGATGGCACTGTCTCTCCAGTTCGGCGCCATCTCTCGTGAAGACGCCTACCACCAGCTCTCACGCGTATCCGACTTCAGGGGCATCTCGCGGGATGAGTACGAGGCACTCGTCCAGCACCTCGTCGATCAGCAGTTCCTCTACGAGTCCGCGGGGAAGCTCTCGCTTGGGGATCGCGCGGAGAGGCTGTTCGGTCGAAAGAACTTCGCCGAGCTCTACGCCGTCTTTACCAGCCCGGTGATGTACAGGGTCATCGCGGGCGCCCAGGAGATTGGCTCCATCGAGCCCACCTTCGTGGAGCGGCTGGTGGAGGGAATGAGCTCGTTCCTGTTGGGTGGACGAGCCTGGGTCGTGGACCACGTCATCCACACTGCTCGTGAGGTGCACGTGCGAGCCGCCCCCGCGGGCAAGAAGCCCACCTGGGGTGGTTTCATGCCGAGGTTTCTTGGACGGGAGGTCTGCCAGCGCATCCGCTCCCTGCTGGAGGGAGAGGAGGAGCTGCCCTATCTCGACGAGAGCGCCACCCGCGAGCTGCGGACGCTGCGAGCGGATCTCGGCCCACTGCTCCGGCGTACCAATCTTCCGGTCCAGGTGGACTCAGAGGGCAGCGCGCTCTGGTGGAACTTCGCCGGAGGGCGCATCAACCACACATTCAAGTACACTCTTGAGGTGACACAGGGCTGGAAGGTCGTCCCCGACAACTTCTTTCTGAAGATCACCGGCGTGGGGGTGACCCACCTGGCAGTCGAGGCAGCGCTGAGCGCCCTGGCCCAGCCGAGCTTC
- the brxD gene encoding BREX system ATP-binding protein BrxD has translation MSLSKRDIDNIFDSLRRGAVPERGLETFAVGIERERGELHRKLQRAAEGDGEMKFLRGGYGCGKTFLARLAVADAHERNFATSFVVVSDNDLHFHRFDDVYRKVVSELSTRACPRGALADVLDRWIARVEEHLTSLGKDPDAPGFDEEVLKKLDEELAARTKNEVPQDFVRVVRTIFQLKQRGQFADASALLSWLSGSENVSAAAKKHAGIKGELQSTDALAYLRGILAIVKGAGYAGLVIVIDEAETILRMKSDVRQKSLNGMRQILDAAGSFPGLLWLFTGTPEFFDTPRGVRGLQPLYDRIAFQSEGGYAPLKQPQLSLRPFDKPRLKEVGMKLRSLYPAKERQSFEVRVSPEYLDSLVDEVTAGFRGDVGVVPRQFLRRAVSVFDAVDENPDFQPAPGRPEIEPALTVTEASRQSGKPEYEPEADDAKGYAVIDF, from the coding sequence ATGTCCCTCAGCAAACGAGATATCGACAACATCTTCGACAGCCTGCGCCGGGGTGCCGTCCCCGAGCGAGGCCTCGAGACCTTCGCGGTCGGCATCGAGCGTGAGCGCGGAGAGCTGCATCGCAAGCTCCAGCGAGCCGCCGAGGGCGACGGCGAGATGAAGTTCCTGCGCGGAGGCTACGGCTGCGGCAAGACGTTCCTCGCCCGCCTCGCCGTGGCGGATGCCCACGAGCGGAACTTCGCCACCAGCTTCGTGGTCGTGTCCGATAACGATCTCCACTTCCACCGCTTCGACGACGTCTACCGCAAGGTCGTCAGCGAGCTGAGCACCCGGGCCTGCCCGCGAGGCGCGCTCGCCGACGTGTTGGATCGATGGATCGCCCGGGTCGAGGAGCACCTCACGTCACTGGGCAAGGACCCGGACGCGCCCGGCTTCGACGAAGAAGTCCTGAAGAAGCTGGACGAGGAGCTGGCCGCGCGGACGAAGAACGAGGTCCCCCAGGACTTCGTCCGGGTAGTGCGCACCATCTTCCAGCTCAAGCAGCGGGGGCAGTTCGCCGATGCCTCCGCCCTGCTCTCGTGGCTGTCGGGGAGCGAGAACGTCTCCGCCGCCGCAAAGAAGCACGCGGGCATCAAGGGAGAACTCCAGAGCACGGACGCGCTCGCCTACCTCCGCGGCATCCTGGCCATCGTGAAGGGCGCCGGGTACGCCGGCCTGGTCATCGTCATCGACGAGGCGGAGACCATCCTCCGCATGAAGTCCGACGTGCGGCAGAAGTCACTGAACGGGATGAGGCAGATCCTCGACGCCGCGGGCAGCTTCCCGGGGCTTCTGTGGCTCTTCACCGGCACGCCCGAGTTCTTCGATACTCCTCGCGGCGTCCGTGGCCTCCAGCCGCTGTATGACCGCATCGCCTTCCAGTCCGAGGGGGGGTACGCCCCGCTGAAGCAGCCGCAGTTGAGCTTGCGACCCTTCGACAAGCCGCGCCTGAAGGAGGTGGGTATGAAGCTGCGGTCGCTCTACCCCGCCAAGGAGCGGCAGAGCTTCGAGGTGCGAGTCTCACCCGAGTACCTGGACTCGCTGGTGGACGAGGTGACCGCGGGTTTCCGTGGAGACGTGGGAGTCGTCCCGCGCCAGTTCCTGCGGCGAGCGGTGAGCGTGTTCGACGCCGTGGACGAGAACCCTGACTTCCAGCCGGCACCCGGCCGGCCGGAGATCGAACCGGCGCTCACGGTCACGGAAGCGAGCAGGCAGAGCGGCAAGCCCGAGTACGAGCCCGAGGCGGATGATGCCAAGGGCTACGCCGTCATTGATTTCTGA
- the pglZ gene encoding BREX-6 system phosphatase PglZ: MTAASTAPVSAFLEQRLLAELQAKKIVIWLDADGAYTVFVDELRRRAEARQFSTPVLAFRGSFLELMLALRQEGSTIDKPPLLLHLPGFNTESIRKTPALEMYECGAAFQQNLATLVREAANGRLPLPDIEAFVTAPDLSLEKADAWLARAGSASLDTHAEWVSRLEAPEFVNHLTGTSSERPDGAIRALQARAEALFGTDAAWFRKMPELTEAVVAWLLCVEFVHDLRRPPRAPDLMRLQSLPPPTVKRCQAEAARLRQMLPEQYRTWALGVEVWLKDKEQTDPKDLGRIDTFQFEALSIYQGAVAALASGDYRQALHWAQAHEASQGFWVQHEPPRRWAWALVGEAASLGVALLEAPRPLSGVTSLEEAVQRYVESAAAVDRAHREFEQRFAALYGPLLPELTALDQAFEKLRFAHSDWSDRLARDFAQLCRQTGSLPPPEIQQRTLFDQVIAPLLGRGERVALFVLDALRFEMALELQEEFKASGVNVELRARLAELPTVTSVGMNALAPVGREGRLFPVIKEGRFEGFRTGEALVARPDDRVKAMATRSEGRAPLHLRSIAELLETPAPRLKSQVSRTQLIIVHGQELDEAGESGLGVRVFQDVLRDVISARHHLELAGVSHFVLTADHGFLLGRGRKAHSFGARGQAQRRYAYSDTDRMDPGHFTLPLSTLGYEAKGFLVFREDTAEYDVGRPPGSFTHGGNSLQERVIPVLQLSRTRASRETGLRFTLQCETAPGGPGVHRLRVRASPAREPGQAPLAFASSQPVDVLMRVPQRADVRVVPKDIIGPGASAHAGSVRLDAATHDWTEVSFVLEGAVDERLPVELVLASDANVKASPPAFYSVSYVALPQPAVTRAPATSASEAPVSPKPLGGWGARLGDEDAGKVFDHLERFGSLNEAELIQLLGNARRARSFAARFDAFRDKLTFEVQVTMTADGKRYERL; the protein is encoded by the coding sequence ATGACAGCCGCCAGCACCGCCCCAGTCAGCGCCTTTCTCGAACAGCGACTCCTCGCCGAGCTCCAGGCCAAGAAGATCGTCATCTGGTTGGACGCGGACGGCGCCTACACGGTCTTCGTGGATGAGCTGCGTCGGAGGGCCGAAGCGCGGCAGTTCTCCACGCCCGTGCTCGCCTTCCGCGGGAGCTTTCTGGAGCTGATGCTTGCCCTTCGCCAGGAGGGCAGCACCATCGACAAGCCCCCACTGCTCCTCCATCTCCCCGGGTTCAACACCGAGAGCATCCGGAAGACCCCCGCGCTCGAGATGTACGAGTGCGGCGCAGCCTTCCAGCAGAACCTCGCCACCCTGGTGCGCGAGGCCGCGAACGGACGCCTGCCTCTGCCGGACATCGAGGCCTTCGTCACCGCGCCCGACCTCTCCCTGGAGAAGGCTGACGCGTGGCTCGCCCGAGCGGGCAGCGCGAGCTTGGACACGCACGCGGAGTGGGTCTCCCGCCTGGAAGCGCCCGAGTTCGTGAATCACCTGACGGGGACCTCCTCGGAGCGCCCGGACGGCGCCATCCGCGCGCTCCAGGCCCGGGCGGAGGCACTGTTCGGCACGGACGCCGCGTGGTTCCGCAAGATGCCCGAGTTGACCGAAGCTGTGGTGGCGTGGCTGCTCTGCGTCGAGTTCGTGCACGACCTCCGGAGGCCCCCGAGGGCCCCGGACCTCATGCGCCTCCAGTCCCTCCCCCCTCCCACCGTGAAGCGCTGCCAGGCGGAAGCGGCCCGGCTGCGGCAGATGCTGCCGGAGCAGTACCGCACCTGGGCGCTAGGCGTGGAGGTGTGGCTCAAGGACAAGGAGCAGACCGACCCCAAGGACCTCGGCCGCATCGACACCTTCCAGTTCGAGGCGCTCAGCATCTACCAGGGGGCGGTGGCCGCGCTGGCCAGCGGCGATTACCGCCAGGCGCTGCACTGGGCGCAGGCGCATGAGGCGAGCCAGGGCTTCTGGGTCCAACACGAGCCTCCGCGCCGCTGGGCGTGGGCGCTGGTGGGCGAGGCCGCGAGCCTGGGCGTGGCGCTGCTGGAGGCGCCCCGGCCCCTCTCCGGTGTCACCAGCCTCGAGGAAGCGGTCCAGCGCTATGTGGAGAGCGCGGCTGCCGTGGACCGAGCCCACCGCGAGTTCGAGCAGCGCTTCGCGGCCCTCTACGGGCCCCTGCTTCCCGAGCTCACGGCGCTCGACCAGGCCTTCGAGAAGCTCCGCTTCGCCCATTCCGACTGGTCCGACCGGCTGGCCCGGGACTTCGCTCAGCTCTGCCGCCAGACCGGCTCGCTCCCTCCCCCCGAGATTCAACAGCGGACGCTGTTCGACCAAGTCATCGCGCCCCTGCTCGGCCGCGGCGAGCGGGTCGCGCTCTTCGTCCTGGACGCGCTCCGCTTCGAGATGGCGCTGGAGCTACAGGAGGAGTTCAAGGCCAGCGGGGTGAACGTGGAGCTGCGTGCCCGACTGGCCGAGCTGCCGACCGTGACGTCCGTCGGCATGAACGCGCTCGCGCCCGTCGGGCGGGAGGGCCGGCTGTTTCCCGTCATCAAGGAAGGCCGCTTCGAGGGCTTCCGGACCGGTGAAGCACTCGTGGCCCGCCCCGATGACCGGGTGAAGGCCATGGCGACCCGCTCCGAGGGACGAGCGCCTCTGCACCTGCGGAGCATCGCGGAGTTGCTCGAGACCCCTGCCCCGCGATTGAAAAGTCAGGTCTCCCGGACGCAGCTCATCATCGTCCATGGCCAGGAGCTGGATGAGGCGGGGGAGAGCGGCCTGGGCGTCCGGGTCTTCCAGGACGTGCTCCGGGACGTGATTTCCGCGCGACACCACCTGGAGCTCGCGGGGGTGAGCCACTTCGTCCTCACCGCGGACCATGGCTTTCTCCTGGGGCGTGGGCGCAAGGCGCACTCCTTCGGCGCGCGGGGCCAGGCACAGCGCCGGTATGCGTATAGCGACACCGACCGCATGGACCCGGGGCACTTCACGCTGCCGCTCTCGACGCTCGGGTACGAGGCGAAGGGCTTCCTCGTCTTCCGCGAGGACACGGCGGAGTACGACGTGGGCCGTCCCCCTGGCTCGTTCACCCACGGGGGCAACTCGCTCCAGGAGCGCGTCATCCCCGTCCTTCAGTTGTCTCGCACCCGCGCGAGTCGGGAGACGGGGCTGCGCTTCACCCTGCAATGCGAGACGGCTCCGGGGGGGCCTGGAGTGCACCGCCTGCGCGTCCGGGCCAGCCCGGCCCGCGAGCCTGGACAGGCCCCGCTCGCCTTCGCGAGCTCGCAGCCGGTAGACGTGCTCATGCGGGTGCCCCAGCGCGCAGATGTCCGCGTCGTGCCCAAGGACATCATCGGCCCCGGCGCGAGCGCACATGCGGGGAGCGTGCGGCTGGACGCCGCCACCCATGACTGGACCGAGGTCTCCTTCGTGCTCGAGGGCGCGGTGGATGAGCGGCTCCCGGTGGAGCTCGTCCTGGCGTCGGATGCGAACGTCAAGGCCTCTCCCCCGGCCTTCTACTCCGTGTCATACGTCGCCTTGCCGCAGCCGGCGGTCACCCGCGCCCCGGCCACGTCCGCCTCCGAGGCCCCCGTCAGTCCCAAGCCCCTGGGCGGCTGGGGCGCCCGGCTCGGCGACGAGGACGCGGGTAAGGTCTTCGATCATCTCGAGCGGTTCGGCAGCCTGAACGAGGCGGAGCTGATCCAACTGCTCGGCAATGCGCGCAGGGCCCGGTCGTTCGCCGCCCGGTTCGACGCCTTCCGCGACAAGCTCACCTTCGAGGTCCAGGTCACCATGACCGCGGACGGCAAGCGCTACGAGCGCCTGTAG